In the Candidatus Neomarinimicrobiota bacterium genome, one interval contains:
- a CDS encoding TetR/AcrR family transcriptional regulator gives MKNKRDQKKQTILAVAQKFFSRFGFNKTTMDEIAKAARMGKATLYHYFRDKEQLFYEVVRNEAKTMQDAIANDIQDITDPKERLRVYMTVRIEYLNKFAIAYSALRDEYLEYLPSIKKFRADFIAYEMRVLTSIFQDGVDKKIFSIINIHEIVKIFIITLRGIEISLIADSGLSIDKQQIDLLTNMMLFGICK, from the coding sequence TCTTTTCTCGCTTTGGCTTTAACAAGACCACAATGGATGAAATAGCCAAGGCAGCGCGCATGGGTAAAGCAACTCTCTATCACTATTTTCGCGACAAGGAACAACTATTTTACGAGGTTGTTCGAAACGAGGCAAAAACGATGCAGGATGCTATAGCGAATGACATTCAAGATATAACCGACCCTAAAGAACGACTTCGAGTTTATATGACTGTCCGAATAGAGTATCTGAATAAATTTGCTATAGCGTACTCGGCATTAAGAGATGAATATCTTGAATATTTACCCAGCATAAAAAAGTTCCGCGCTGATTTTATAGCTTATGAAATGCGAGTACTCACTTCAATTTTCCAGGATGGTGTTGATAAAAAGATATTTTCTATAATCAATATTCATGAAATTGTAAAAATATTCATTATTACCCTGCGTGGTATAGAGATATCTCTGATTGCCGATTCAGGGTTGAGCATTGATAAACAGCAAATAGACTTATTAACAAATATGATGTTGTTTGGAATATGCAAATAA